In the Vitis vinifera cultivar Pinot Noir 40024 chromosome 2, ASM3070453v1 genome, one interval contains:
- the LOC104879497 gene encoding flavonoid 3'-monooxygenase CYP75B137, translating to MTPISPFLEKQIAMLSDAWSWWWESTNSSDEFARVSLTFALISLVISWYAWMFIKNRGGAPPPPPGPRGLPLLGYLPFLDPELHSHFADLARAHGPILKLRLGSKVGIVVTSPSLAREVLKDHDTIFANRDVPDLTNALQYGGFDIVCTPFGPEWRMLRRVCVREMLSSATLDVFYDLRRQEFQRTVRYLYGQAGSPVNVGEQMFLTVMNVITSMLWGGTVKGEERASLGAEFRRVVAAMTELMGKPNISDFFPGLARFDLQGIRKRFGECALKFEGIFDSIIQQRMKIDKEGGNGGGKDFLQFLLRLKDEGHAKTPLTMNHVRALLLDMVVGGTDTTSNTVEFAMAEMMNKPEVMRKAQQELEVVVGRDKKVEESHIGKLPYLYAVMKEVLRLHPALPLLVPHCPSESCVVGGYTIPKGARVFVNVWAIHRDPSIWKSPLEFDPERFLRGTWDYSGKDFSYFPFGSGRRICAGIAMAERMVMFSLATLLHSFDWKLREEKLDLSEKFGIVLTKKMPLVAIPTPRLSHPLLYEYE from the exons ATGACACCCATCTCACCTTTTCTCGAGAAACAAATAGCCATGTTATCCGATGCGTGGTCATGGTGGTGGGAAAGCACTAATAGCAGCGATGAATTTGCACGAGTGAGCCTTACCTTTGCCTTAATCAGTCTTGTCATCTCTTGGTACGCATGGATGTTCATCAAGAACCGTGGCGGCGCACCACCGCCACCGCCGGGACCGCGCGGTCTCCCACTGCTTGGATACCTTCCGTTCCTGGATCCGGAGCTGCACTCCCACTTCGCCGACCTGGCTCGAGCCCATGGACCCATCCTGAAGCTCCGGCTGGGCTCCAAGGTTGGCATCGTAGTGACCTCACCTTCCCTTGCCCGTGAAGTGCTCAAAGACCACGACACCATCTTCGCCAACCGCGACGTGCCGGATTTGACCAACGCGTTACAATACGGCGGCTTCGACATAGTATGTACCCCGTTCGGGCCAGAGTGGAGGATGTTAAGGAGGGTGTGTGTGCGTGAGATGCTGAGCAGCGCGACTCTCGACGTCTTCTATGACCTCCGCCGCCAGGAGTTCCAGCGGACGGTGAGATATCTGTACGGTCAAGCAGGATCACCGGTAAACGTGGGAGAGCAAATGTTTTTGACTGTAATGAACGTGATAACGAGCATGTTGTGGGGTGGGACGGTGAAGGGGGAAGAGAGAGCGAGCCTTGGGGCAGAGTTCAGGCGAGTGGTGGCAGCGATGACGGAGTTGATGGGGAAGCCCAATATATCTGATTTTTTTCCAGGATTGGCCCGGTTTGATTTGCAAGGCATTAGAAAACGGTTTGGAGAATGTGCTCTGAAGTTTGAAGGAATATTTGATTCAATTATCCAACAGAGAATGAAGATTGATAAAGAAGGTGGAAACGGAGGTGGGAAGGATTTTCTGCAGTTTCTATTGAGGCTCAAAGATGAAGGACACGCCAAGACGCCTTTGACAATGAACCACGTCAGGGCCCTACTCTTG GATATGGTGGTGGGTGGAACCGATACCACGTCTAACACAGTTGAGTTCGCCATGGCTGAAATGATGAACAAACCAGAGGTGATGAGAAAAGCACAACAAGAATTGGAGGTAGTGGTTGGTAGAGACAAGAAAGTAGAAgaatcccacatcggaaaaCTGCCATATTTATATGCAGTCATGAAGGAAGTTTTGCGGTTGCACCCAGCGCTCCCTCTGTTAGTTCCTCATTGTCCAAGTGAATCATGCGTTGTGGGAGGTTATACCATTCCCAAGGGGGCTCGAGTCTTTGTTAACGTGTGGGCAATACACAGAGACCCATCAATTTGGAAATCCCCATTGGAGTTTGATCCGGAGAGGTTTTTGAGAGGGACATGGGACTACAGTGGAAAAGATTTCAGTTATTTTCCGTTTGGCTCAGGCAGAAGAATATGTGCAGGTATAGCGATGGCTGAAAGAATGGTGATGTTTTCTCTTGCGACACTTTTGCACTCTTTTGACTGGAAATTGAGGGAAGAGAAGTTAGATCTTTCGGAGAAGTTTGGAATTGTGTTGACAAAGAAGATGCCTCTTGTGGCCATCCCTACACCAAGATTATCTCACCCATTACTCTATGAGTATGAGTAG
- the LOC100242139 gene encoding geraniol 8-hydroxylase encodes MVSHHLERATTAISSYWIWWWEATSKKDQVNQAVLTVLIAIFATSWYLWASLRARKRTAPLPPGPRGLPIVGYLPFLGSNLHHSFAELADIYGPIFKLWLGNRLCIVLTSPSLAKEVARDQDIIFANRDPPVAALISSYDRLDIVWSPYGSYWRNLRKLFVREMLSNNILDRCHAHRRYEVRKTITNVYNKIGTPMDFGKLSFQTELNVMTWSMWGNTIEGLEDSVTGVSFRELSNEVMRLLGKTNISDFFPVLARFDIQGVEREMKKVFLSVDQILDHIIEQRMKLDTAKEKRASNNREEKDFLQFLLDVKEQEATETPITRTQIKALLLDILVGGTDTTATTIEWAMAEMMSNPETMRKAQEELADVVGMTNIVEESHLPKLKYMDAVMKETLRLRPAIAVLVPKRPSQSCTVGGYTVPKGTKVFLNVWAMHRDPKYWDNPSEFKPERFLTDSSRWDYRGNNFQYLPFGSGRRVCPGIPLAERMLIYLLASLLHSFDWQLITKGEDLDLSEQFGIVLKKRTPLIVIPTKRLPNSALYA; translated from the exons ATGGTCTCTCATCATTTAGAGAGGGCTACTACTGCAATTTCCAGCTACTGGATATGGTGGTGGGAGGCTACCAGCAAGAAAGACCAAGTAAATCAAGCAGTTCTCACCGTTCTTATTGCCATATTTGCAACCTCATGGTACTTATGGGCATCTCTGAGGGCGAGGAAAAGAACAGCTCCATTGCCGCCTGGCCCTCGTGGCTTGCCAATAGTTGGATATCTCCCATTTCTGGGTTCCAACCTGCATCATTCATTTGCAGAATTGGCTGATATCTATGGTCCAATCTTCAAGCTCTGGCTTGGAAACAGGCTGTGTATAGTGTTAACCTCACCATCCCTTGCCAAGGAAGTGGCACGGGACCAAGACATAATATTTGCTAACCGTGACCCACCAGTTGCAGCATTAATTTCTTCATATGATAGGCTTGATATTGTATGGTCTCCCTATGGCTCCTATTGGCGCAATTTGCGCAAGTTATTTGTAAGAGAGATGCTAAGTAACAATATCCTTGACCGCTGCCATGCCCACAGGAGATACGAGGTTAGGAAGACTATCACAAATGTGTATAACAAGATTGGCACACCCATGGACTTTGGCAAATTGTCATTTCAGACTGAACTCAATGTCATGACATGGTCTATGTGGGGCAACACAATTGAAGGCCTGGAGGACAGTGTGACGGGAGTTTCCTTCCGGGAGTTGTCAAATGAAGTGATGAGGTTGTTGGGAAAGACAAACATCTCTGATTTTTTTCCAGTGCTTGCTAGGTTTGATATACAAGGCGTGGAAAGAGAAATGAAGAAGGTCTTCCTCTCTGTTGATCAGATTTTGGATCACATCATCGAACAAAGGATGAAACTGGACACTGCAAAAGAAAAGAGGGCCTCTAACAACAGAGAAGAGAAGGATTTTCTGCAGTTCCTCTTGGACGTCAAGGAGCAGGAAGCCACCGAAACACCAATCACCAGGACACAAATCAAGGCCTTGTTACTG GACATCCTGGTAGGCGGGACTGACACAACAGCAACAACAATAGAGTGGGCGATGGCAGAGATGATGAGCAATCCAGAGACAATGAGAAAAGCCCAAGAAGAATTAGCTGATGTTGTAGGGATGACCAATATTGTGGAAGAGTCCCATCTGCCCAAACTAAAATATATGGATGCGGTTATGAAGGAGACGCTGCGGTTACGCCCGGCAATCGCAGTCTTAGTCCCTAAGCGTCCAAGCCAATCTTGCACTGTAGGTGGATACACTGTACCCAAGGGTACTAAGGTGTTCCTCAATGTCTGGGCAATGCATAGGGATCCAAAGTATTGGGATAATCCCTCCGAGTTCAAGCCTGAGAGATTCTTAACTGACTCTAGCAGATGGGACTACAGAGGCAACAATTTCCAATATCTTCCTTTCGGATCCGGGAGAAGGGTTTGTCCCGGGATCCCCTTAGCAGAGAGAATGCTAATATACTTGTTGGCGTCCCTCTTGCATTCATTTGATTGGCAATTGATCACCAAGGGTGAAGACCTTGATCTTTCAGAGCAATTTGGAATTGTTCTAAAGAAGAGGACACCACTCATTGTCATCCCCACAAAAAGGCTACCCAACTCGGCTCTCTACGCTTAA
- the LOC104879502 gene encoding LOW QUALITY PROTEIN: amine oxidase [copper-containing] gamma 1-like (The sequence of the model RefSeq protein was modified relative to this genomic sequence to represent the inferred CDS: inserted 1 base in 1 codon; deleted 1 base in 1 codon), translating into LRVPLSDPEFNKSIMARGVKLSDLACISPSSGWFGPDEEGRRTIKIQCGSIQDTANFYMRPIEGLTVTVDIDRKEVVRISDTGREIPVPKGTNTDYRYTAQDRPPEMEPINPISMEQPKGPSFRVEDGHTVKWANWELHLKADQRAGMIISQAKVRDSETGELRSVMYKGFASEMFVPYMDPDEAWYFKSYMDAGEFGLGGTALALVPLNDCPRNSYYMDGVFVASDGKPLIQSNMICVFARYTGDVGWRHSETFLPGFNIREARPNVTLVARIAASVGNYDYIFDWEFQTDGLIRVKVGLSGMLMVKGTPLENIHQAPNQDDMSGTLVSENVIGVVHDHFITFHLDLDIDNTDNSFVKVNLVKEETLTGQSPRKSYLKAKRNVAATENDAKIKLKLYDPSEFHVINPLKRSRLGNSAGYKIVPSGTAASLLDLQDPPQLRSAFXNNQIWVTPYNRTEQWAGGLFVYQSKGEDTLAVWSDRNRPIENRDIVLWYTLGFHHIPCQEDFPIMPTVSSSFDLKPVNFFESNPVLRAAPNFEKDLPVCRPAASS; encoded by the exons ttacggGTGCCATTATCTGATCCAGAATTTAATAAGTCCATCATGGCCCGAGGCGTTAAGTTATCGGATTTGGCGTGCATATCGCCTTCAAGTGGGTGGTTTGGGCCTGATGAGGAAGGAAGGAGGACCATAAAGATTCAGTGCGGCTCAATTCAAGATACGGCCAATTTCTATATGAGGCCCATTGAAGGGCTCACTGTAACGGTGGACATCGACAGGAAAGAGGTGGTGAGGATTTCAGATACAGGCAGAGAAATTCCGGTTCCGAAAGGGACAAACACCGACTACCGATACACAGCCCAGGACAGGCCACCAGAAATGGAGCCAATCAATCCAATTTCAATGGAGCAGCCCAAGGGGCCAAGTTTTAGAGTCGAAGATGGACATACAGTGAAATGGGCTAATTGGGAGCTCCACCTCAAGGCTGACCAACGAGCCGGTATGATAATTTCCCAAGCCAAGGTTCGGGACTCGGAGACTGGTGAGCTCCGGAGTGTCATGTACAAAGGGTTTGCTTCTGAAATGTTCGTGCCTTATATGGACCCAGATGAAGCTTGGTACTTCAAATCGTACATGGATGCAGGCGAGTTTGGGCTAGGGGGGACCGCACTAGCACTTGTGCCACTAAATGACTGTCCTCGAAACTCATACTACATGGACGGGGTTTTCGTGGCATCGGATGGGAAACCCCTTATTCAGAGCAACATGATATGTGTGTTCGCGCGGTACACTGGCGATGTTGGCTGGCGACACTCTGAAACCTTCCTTCCTGGTTTTAAT ATTAGGGAAGCAAGGCCTAATGTGACTCTTGTGGCTCGAATAGCGGCATCAGTAGGAAACTATGACTACATCTTCGACTGGGAATTCCAAACAGATGGTCTCATTCGGGTTAAG GTTGGGCTCTCTGGAATGCTAATGGTGAAAGGAACCCCTTTGGAAAATATTCATCAAGCACCTAATCAAGATGACATGTCTGGCACTCTGGTGTCCGAAAATGTCATTGGTGTGGTTCATGATCACTTCATCACTTTCCACCTCGATCTGGATATAGATAACACTGATAATTCCTTTGTTAAGGTCAATCTGGTGAAGGAAGAGACTCTGACAGGCCAATCACCCAGGAAGAGTTACTTGAAAGCCAAGAGGAATGTGGCCGCGACCGAAAATGATGCGAAAATCAAGCTTAAGCTCTATGATCCATCAGAGTTTCACGTGATCAATCCTTTGAAGCGGTCTAGGTTGGGGAATTCAGCC GGATACAAGATTGTCCCCAGTGGCACCGCGGCTAGCTTGCTGGATTTACAAGATCCTCCTCAACTAAGAAGTGCTT ACAATAATCAG ATCTGGGTGACTCCATACAATCGGACTGAACAATGGGCTGGGGGGCTTTTCGTGTATCAGAGCAAGGGAGAGGATACTCTGGCCGTGTGGTCTGATAG GAACCGTCCAATTGAGAACAGAGACATTGTGTTATGGTACACCTTGGGATTCCATCACATACCATGCCAAGAAGACTTTCCAATAATGCCAACAGTATCATCAAGTTTTGATCTGAAGCCTGTTAATTTCTTTGAAAGCAATCCAGTTCTTCGGGCTGCACCCAACTTCGAAAAAGACCTTCCTGTTTGTAGACCTGCTGCATCATCTTGA
- the LOC109122654 gene encoding labd-13Z-ene-9,15,16-triol synthase, chloroplastic has protein sequence MISYHLNKATETICSLWSWWWAGSNKKLDVVDGAVLTVSVAVLAILWYLRTSRKGTAPWPPGPRGLPVVGYLPFLGSNLHHSFAELAHLYGPIFKLWLGNKLCVVLSSPSLAKQVVRDQDIIFANRDPPVAAFAYTYGGLDIAWSPYGSYWRNLRKVFVREMLSNTSLEACYPLQRSEVRKAITNAYSKIGTPMDIGQLSFQTVVNVTLSSLWGNTPEAHNDGKIGAEFREAASEITELLGKPNISDFFPTLAGFDIQGVERQMKRAFLSAEQVIDSIIDRKMKKSTAKEEGASDNGEKKDFLQFLLDLKVQEDTETPITMTQIKALLMDILVGGTDTTATMVEWVMAEMIRNPVIMTRAQEELTNVVGMGSIVEESHLPKLQYMDAVIKESLRLHPALPLLVPKCPSQDCTVGGYTIAKGTKVFLNVWAIHRDPQIWDSPSEFKPERFLSEPGRWDYTGNNFQYLPFGSGRRICAGIPLAERMIIYLLASLLHSFNWQLPEGEDLDLSEKFGIVLKKRTPLVAIPTKRLSSSDLYL, from the exons ATGATATCATACCATTTGAATAAGGCTACAGAAACAATTTGCAGTCTCTGGTCATGGTGGTGGGCAGGTAGCAACAAGAAATTAGATGTAGTAGATGGAGCAGTTCTCACAGTTTCTGTTGCTGTACTTGCAATCTTATGGTACTTACGTACATCAAGGAAAGGAACAGCTCCATGGCCGCCGGGTCCTCGTGGCTTGCCGGTTGTTGGATATCTCCCTTTTCTGGGCAGCAACCTTCATCATTCATTTGCAGAATTGGCTCATCTCTATGGCCCAATCTTCAAGCTCTGGCTTGGAAACAAGCTTTGTGTTGTGTTGAGTTCCCCGTCCCTAGCAAAACAAGTGGTCCGCGACCAAGACATCATATTCGCTAACCGTGATCCGCCAGTTGCAGCATTCGCCTACACATATGGTGGACTCGACATTGCATGGTCTCCCTATGGCTCCTACTGGCGCAATCTGCGAAAGGTGTTTGTGAGAGAAATGCTGAGTAACACTAGCCTTGAAGCTTGTTACCCACTTCAAAGGTCCGAAGTCAGAAAGGCTATTACCAATGCGTATTCCAAAATTGGCACACCTATGGACATTGGCCAATTGTCGTTCCAAACTGTTGTTAATGTCACGCTGAGTTCCTTGTGGGGCAACACCCCTGAAGCCCACAACGATGGTAAAATTGGAGCCGAGTTTCGGGAGGCGGCGTCTGAAATCACTGAATTGTTGGGAAAACCAAACATCTCCGATTTTTTCCCGACGCTTGCTGGGTTTGATATACAAGGGGTGGAGCGGCAAATGAAGAGAGCCTTCCTCTCGGCTGAACAGGTTATCGATTCCATCATCGATCGAAAGATGAAAAAAAGTACTGCTAAAGAAGAGGGGGCATCTGACAACGGAGAAAAGAAGGATTTTCTGCAGTTCCTTTTAGATCTCAAGGTGCAGGAAGACACTGAAACACCGATCACCATGACACAAATCAAGGCCTTGTTGATG GACATCTTGGTAGGCGGAACAGACACAACAGCCACAATGGTCGAGTGGGTGATGGCGGAGATGATTCGAAATCCGGTGATAATGACAAGGGCACAAGAAGAATTAACAAATGTTGTAGGGATGGGCAGCATTGTGGAAGAGTCACATCTGCCTAAATTACAGTACATGGATGCAGTTATCAAGGAGTCACTCCGATTACACCCAGCACTCCCACTCCTGGTCCCCAAGTGTCCAAGCCAAGATTGCACAGTGGGTGGGTACACTATAGCAAAAGGTACTAAGGTATTTTTAAATGTCTGGGCAATACATAGGGATCCACAGATTTGGGATAGTCCTTCTGAGTTCAAGCCAGAGAGGTTCTTGAGTGAGCCTGGTAGATGGGACTACACAGGCAACAATTTCCAATATCTTCCATTTGGATCAGGGAGAAGAATATGCGCAGGGATCCCTCTGGCAGAAAGAATGATAATATACTTGTTGGCATCACTTCTGCATTCATTCAATTGGCAGTTGCCGGAAGGTGAAGACCTTGACCTTTCAGAGAAGTTTGGGATTGTCCTAAAGAAGAGAACACCACTAGTTGCTATCCCCACAAAAAGGCTTTCCAGCTCAGATCTCTATCTTTAA